Sequence from the Deinococcus sedimenti genome:
CCCGGCCCTGAAGGCGGACGTGCTGGCGCGGCTGGGGGGCGCGATCCGGTCCCTGGAGGACCGGCACGTGGCGCTGGGGCAGCAGCTGGAGCGGGCCCGGGCGCTGGAACGGATGGTGCAGGAGAACGCGTTCGGGCAGTCCGGATCGGGCGCGCCGCCCGCCTGACGTTCATGTGATCTTCACGGTTGTGTGCCGTGGTGATCCACTTGCGCGCGGGGAGCATAGGGCTGTTCAGAGCGACACGGTCAACGCACCGGGCAGGAATCCGCCTGCGCCAGTCTGGGTGTCCTCGCGTCCGACCGCCCACTTTCACCTGCTGGAGGAATCACCATGTCCAACGCCATGAATCGCCGTAAGTTCCTGGGGGCCGCTGGGGCCGTCACCGCCACGGGTCTGCTCGCCGGGTGCACGCCCGCCATGAGCGCCACCCCCAGACCCGATCTGGACGCCACGATCTTCAACTTCGCCCTGAACCTCGAGTACCTGGAAGCGGCGTTCTACCTCGCGGCCGTGGGTCGCCTGCAGGAACTGGACGCCGCGGGCGGCAACAGCTCCAAGGTCATCCTGCCTGCCGGCTTCACCGGGAAGAACGGCGACGGCGTGAAGTTCGCCTCGGCGGACGTGGCCGCGTACGCCAACGAAGTCGCCACCGACGAACTGAACCACGTGAAGATCATCCGTAAGGTGCTGGGCTCGGGTGCCGTCGCGCAGCCCACCCTGGACCTGGGTCCGGCATTCGTCGCGGCGGGCAAGGCCGCGTCGGGCGGGGCCATCGCGAACTTCAACCCCTTCGCGAACGACCTGTTCTTCCTGCACGGCGCGTTCATCTTCGAGGACGTGGGCGTCAGCGCCTACAAGGGCGCGGCGCGCCTGCTGGTCGACACCAGCGCGGGCGGCAACCTGGAGAACGCGGCGGGCATCCTGGCCGTCGAGGCGTACCACTCGGGCATGATCCGCACCCTGCTGTACCAACAGCGCAACACGGACGTGACCCCCACCCTGAAGGTCAGTGACGTCGTGCAGGCGATCAGCAACCTGCGGGACAGCGTGGACGGGGCCAGCGACATGGACCAGGGCATCGTGATGAACGGCATGGCGAACATCGTGCTGGCCGACGCGAACGGCATCGCGTACAGCCGTACGCCCCGTCAGGTCGGGAACATCGTGTTCCTGTCTGAAGGCGCCACGAAGGGCGGGTTCTACCCTGAGGGCCTGAACGGCAACTTCGCCGCGATCCTCGCGCTGTAAACCGAATCAGCAGGGGGAGGGTGGCCGCGACCGGCTCCCCTCCCCCTTTTCTTCTGCTCTTTACAGCCCCTCGATGACCCACTCGCCCGCGCGCATGAGCGGCTCGCGGGTGCCGTTCTGCGTGATGCCGTCCACGTCGGTGGCGGGCGTGCCGATCATCCAGTCCACGTGGATCAGGCTGTCGTCGTTGCCCCCGGCAGCCTTCAGCGTGGCGGGGTCGGTGCCGCCCTGCACGTTCGTGGGGTAGCAGCGCCCCAGCGCGATGTGGGACGCGGCGTTCTCGTCGAACAGGGTGTTCAGGAACAGCGTGCCGGTCTGCGCGACGGGCGCGCTGGCGGGCACCAGGGCCACCTCGCCCAGGCGGGCGGCGCCGTCGTCGGTGGCGATCAGGGCTTTCAGGGTGTCCTCGCCGCGCGTGGCGCTGACCTCGACGGCGCGGCCCCCCTCGAAGCGCATGCGGATACCTTCGATCAGCTGCCCGCGTGCGCTGAGGGGTTTGCTGGCGACCGCCACGCCGTCCACGCGGTCGCGGTCCGGGGCGGTGAAGACCTCGTCGGTGGGGAGGTTCGGCACGCCGCGCACGCCGTTCTGCGCGGTTTCCGCGCCGCCCTGCCACACGTGGTTCCGGGCGAGGCCGACGGTCAGGTCGGTGCCCAGGTCGCTGCGCAGGTGCACGGCGGCGTACTGTTTGCCGTTCAGGTGGGTGGTCAGGCGCTGAAGGCGGGTCAGGTGCGCGTCCCACGCGGCGACCGGGTCGGGCTGGTCGGCGCGGGTGACGGTGAAGATGTCGTTCCACAGCCGGGCCACGGCCTCGTCCTGCGGCAGGTCGGGGTACACGCGGGCGGCCCAGGCGGGGGTGGCCATCGCGCCGACCGTCCAGTTCACCTGGAAGCTGCCGCTCGCCTCGCTGACCCGGCGCATGGCCTGCGCGGTGGCCTTGCTGCGCCCCGCGATCCGGGCGGGGTCCACGCCCGCCAAGAGGGACGGGTCCTCACCGATGATCCCGATGGCCGCGTACCCGTCTTCCACCATCGCCTCGGCCTCCTGCGCGAACCACGCGGGCAGGTACTGCACGGCGTCGTCGGTCCCGTCCTCGAACAGCGCGAGGTTCAGGTGCGGGTCCAGATACGTGACGCGCACGTCCTGCGCCCCGGCGCGGTACGCGGCGCGTGCCACCAGCCGCACCAGTTCGGTCGCCTCGACGGGCGCGCTGATCCGGACCCGGCCACCCTGCGGGAGGTTCACGCCGGTGCGCACGAGCAGTTCGGCGTAGCGCGCCAGGCGCGTCTGAAAATCAGTTGAGGTCATGACCGTCACTCTACCCGGCGTCCCCATGAGGCAGAACGGTGCCCCTGATGCGCCGTCTGGCGGATGCGACCGGCCCCTCACGCCTGCTACGGTCGGGTCACCTGTCACCTGCTGCTGAGACGGGACCCTCCTCTTCCCCGCCCCGCGCTCCGATACCGGAGCGCGACCGGGCCGATGATTCCCTCCCGGCGCGCCCTGGCGCGGGCCGGTGTTCCTCAGCAGAGGTCACATGACTGATCATTTCTCCGCGCAGGGCGAGGCCCTGTCGCCCGCTCCCCTGTCCTCTACCCCCCTGGCGCATGCCAGCGGGGTGCCCGCCCACCTGTTCGCCAGTCCGGAGGTGCCCATCGAGCGGGCCGCCGTCCGGGACGCGCTGCGCCTGCTGGACCTGCACGCAGCGGCCCGGACCCTCGACCCGGCGCTGGGGGTAGAGGCGCTGGCCCTGACGCCGGACCTGCACCGCGCGTCGCCCGCCCCGGTGGGGACCGCGCTGCTCACGCGCGGGTTTCTCGCGCCGCACCTGATCGGGAACGACCTGGGCTGCGGAATGCGCCTGCACCTGACCGGGCTGCGCGCCGACGACCTGCGGCCGCACCTGGACGCGCTGGAGCGTGAACTGCGCGCCGTGTTCTTCCAGGGGCGGCGGGCGCTGAGCCTCTCGGGCCGTCAGCGGGAGGCGCTGCTGCGCGGCGGCGTCCCCGAACTGCTCGCGGCGCCGCGCCCGGCGGGCCAGCGGGGCCTGTGGGACCTGCTCGGCGCGCAGGAGCCCGGGCCTGCCCCTCAGGCGCCGTTCGTGCACGGGCCGCTGGACGGCGTGCGGGACTGGCTGGGGGAACGCGAGCGGGCGTTGTTCGACACGCAGCTGGGGTCGGTGGGCGGCGGGAATCATTTCGTGGAGGTGCAGGAGGTCGCGGCCGCGCTGGACCGGCATGCGGCGTACGCGTGGGGCGTGCGGCCCGGCGAGGTGGTGGTGATGGTGCACAGCGGCTCGCTGGGCTTCGGTCACCTGTTCGGCGCCCAGCTGCGCGCCTGGGCGCAGGGGGTGCCGGGGGCGCCGATGCCGCTGCTGCCCGACGGTCATCCGGGCGTGCCGGGGGTGCTGGACGCGCTGCACGCGGCGGCGCATCTGGCGAGCGGGAACCGGCTGGTCCTGGCCTGCATGGTGCGCTCGGCGCTGGGCCGGGCGCTGCCGCCGGGCGTGCTGGCCGACGATCAGCCGTTCCCGGCGCTGTCGGACGCGCCGCACAATTTCGTCTGGTCCGCCGGGGACGGGCGGTGGCTGCACCGCAAGGGCGCCACGCCCGCCGCCGCGCCCGGTCCGCAGACCCCGTACGGCGAGCCGGTCCTGATTCCGGGCAGCATGGGGGACTTCAGTTACCTGATGGCCGGGCAGGGGCACCCGCTGGCGCTGGGGAGCGCCAGTCACGGCGCGGGCCGCCGTCAGCCGCGCGGGGCGGCCATGCGCCTGAGCGACGCGGACCTGCGCCGGGCGCTGGAGGCGCTGCGGGTGGTGACGCCCATCGACCTGCGCGTGGCGCGGGCGGACATCCGCGCGCGGGCCCTGTCGGCGTTGAAGCAGGAGGCGCCCGGCGCGTACAAGGCGGTGACGCCCATCATCGACACGCACGCCCGGGCGGGACTGGCGCGGCCCGTGGCGGCGCTGCGGCCCCTGCTGACCGTCAAGAGTCTGTAGTGTCCGCTGCGGGCCGCCAGTACACGCCGCGTTCGCGCTTCAGGACACCCAGGCCGATCATCTCGCGGCGCAGGGTGGACACGTCGGCGTACACCTCGCCCAGGATGGCGTTCACCTCGGCTTCCGGGTAGTGGCGGCCATGTTCGAACAGGGTGACGAGTTCGTGCAGGATGACGTCCTTCTTCTTGCGCTGGGCGGGCAGGGTGGTCAGGCGGCCGCCTTTCAGGAAGGCGCGCAGCACGCGGTCGCGGTAGGGGTCGTCGGGCGTGGGGGCAGGGGCAGCGCCGCGTACGACGTCCGCGAGGTTCAGGTCCAGCGCCGCCGCGTGCGCGCGGTGCAGGCGATGGTGGCCGTCCTGCCGGGTGAGGATCAGTCCGGCCTCGGTCAGCTGCGCGAGGTGGTGGCTGACGGTGGCGGGCGCGAGGTTCATCAGGCGGGCGAGTTCGTCGCCGCTCGCCTCGCGCGTCCAGACGAGGCGCAGCAGGCTGAGGCGCGCGGGGTGGGACAGCGCGCGGAACAGGCCGGCGCGGGCGGTGAGGTCGGCGCTCACGGGCGGGGTTCGCGCGGCCAGGGGGGCGTGCCGTGCGCGGCGCGGTGGGCGCCCTCGTAGATGCCGAGTGCGGCGTCCAGGGTGTCCAGGCGGGCCTGCGCGCGCGCCTGATCGGCGGCGTTCCCGGCGGCGCGGGCGAGGCGCAGGTCGCGTTCGGCGTTCGTGCGGATGCCCGTCACGAGGCGGTGATACAGGGCGTTCATGCGGCCCTGTGGGGTGGGGTCGGCAGCGTCGGTCATTTCGATCCTCCTCGAATCATCATGACCGATTCGATGTCCGTCGAAATGAGCCGAATGATCTACCCGCCAGATGAACCCACGCGCGCGCTCACCCCGCCGGTCACCCCCCGGCCCTCTCCCTGCCAGCGGTCCCCACCCGCCTGCTTGGCCTCGTACATCCGCCCGTCCGCCAGGTTCACCAGGGCCTCCACACCGGGCCGCTCGGTCGAGAAGGCCAGCCCGGCACTGATCGACCCCGACGGTCCCCCACCGGACACCCGCACCCCCCGCACGGCGTGCACCACCCGGTCCGCCACCGCCCGCGCCTCGGCGGGCCGCGCGGTCGGCCACATCAGCAGGAACTCCTCGCCCCCCCAGCGGGCCGCCGTCACGTCCGCACCCGCCGCCGCCTGCACGGCGCGCGCCACGTCCAGCAGCACCTCATCGCCCGCCGCGTGCCCGAAGCGGTCATTGATGCTCTTGAACCGGTCGATGTCCAGCAGCAGCACCGCCACGCTGCCCAGCCGCGCATCCTCCAGCAGGCGCGCCAGCGCCACCATCCCCCCCCGGCGGTTCAGCAGGCCCGTCAGGGGATCCGTGACCGCCAGCGCCCGCAGCGCGTCACTCTGCTGCCGCTCGGCGTGCACCTGCACGCCATGCTCGGAAAGAAACGCGATCAACCCCGACAGGAACGCCGCGTACACCAGCAGCGGCGTCTGCGCCGGAGCCCAGCCCAGCACCAGCGCCGCCGTCGCCAGCACCACCCCGGCACTCACGCGGGCCGCCAGCCGCCCCGGGAGGGTCGCGTGCAGGACCGCCGTCACGAGTGCCAGCGCCAGAAAGTACGCGGGCGGCACGCTCCCCGTCCGCACCGCCGACCCCGCCACCACCCCCACCAGCCACACCGGCAGCACCCAGGCCAGCCCGCCCGTCAGCCAGTGCAGCGGCACGCGACCACCCGCGATCAGCGCGGCCGTCACCACGCTGACCAGCAGCGCGCTGCCCAGCAACCACACGTTCTGCGCGCCGTGCCACAGGTCGAACAGCAGGAGCGCCGCGTGCGTCACGCAGGCCATCAGGGCGATGCGCAGGTACGCGTGGGCAAGCCGCGCAGCCGGCGCGAGCGAAACGGGCGGGCGGGACATCACCTGTCAGTGTAGAGAGCGGCCCTGACGGGCACGTCACAGCAGGCGAGACGTCACCGGGCCCGGCGACACTCCCTGCACGGTTCCACTTCCGGGCGCTACCAGCCTTCGATCTGCCGACCCGCCTCGAACGCCGCGACGCCCGCCGCGACACTCAGGTTCAGGCTGCGGCCCCCGCCCGGCTGCGGCAGCTTCAGCTTCGGCAGGGCGTCGCGCAGCCACGCGGGCAGCCCGCGCGATTCCGGACCGAACAGCAGGTAATCGCCCCGCCGGAACCCCGCGCGGGTGTGCAGGTCGGTCGCGTGCGTACTGAACGCCCACACCCGCGCGCCCGCACCCAGCGTGCCCTGAAAGGCCGTCCAGCTGGCGTGCTCGTGCAGCGTCACGCCCTCCAGGTAATCCATCACGGCGCGGCGGAACTCCCGGTCGTGCAGGTGGAACCCGAACGGGCGGATCAGGTGCAGGTCCGCGCCCAGCACCGCGCAGGTCCGCGCGACGTTCCCGACGTTCCCGGCCTTCTCCGGCTCGAACAGCACCACCCGCAGCAGCGGCCCGTCCCCGCCCGGCGCCGCGTCACTCACCGCTGACCTCCGGGGCGGGCGCCACGCGGGCCAGCAGCACCGTCGCGCGCGTCTGCACGTGCAGCGGCGCCAGACCCTCCGACGTCTTGAAACTCACGCCCACGTCCCCTTCCGGTAGCGAGAGCAGCGCCGCGACCGACCGGGCGATCTCCGCGCGCAGCAGCCCCAGCTTCGGGCGGTCCAGCGTCACCACGACCGCCACGTTCACCGGCACCCAGCCCCGCTCCTGCACCAGCGCCAGCGCCCGCTCCACGATCACGCGCGAATCCATCCCACGCCACTGCTCGGCGGTATCCGGGAAGTACTGCCCGATATCCCCCAGCGCCAGCCCCGACAGCAGCGCGTCGGCGACCACGTGCAGCACCGCGTCCCCATCACTGTGCGCCACCGCACCCAGCTCCGCGTGCGGGACGTCCACGCCGCCCAGCACCAACCGCCGCCCCGCCTCCAGACGGTGCGCGTCCTCCCCGAACCCAACCCTGAACGGCCACGAACTCATGCCCGGAGTGTACCGGCCCCGCCCCCACCCCACCACGCGACCGTCCCTGACGCGCCCACCCGCCACGCTGAACACCACGCCCCGCACCTAACGCCCCCTTAACGGTCCCTCCAGCATGCTGCACTCCACCCGGCCCCCCCACCCACCCCCCAGGGAGACGCCCGACCATGACGCACCTGCACCTCGAAGACGACCTGTTCCACCTGCTGCCCCTCCCCGCCCTCCGCTGGCCCGCCCACGCCCCCACCCACGCCCAACCCAACCACGCCTACCAGCGCACCTACCACCCCACCGCGCTCCCCCGCCCCGCCACCACCTGGCCCGACGGCACCCACCAGACCCGCCTGCTGACCCGCAGCGGCGACCGCCGCGTGTGCCGCCTGAACCTCAGCAGCCTCCCCAACGGCGACCGCATCCTGCTGATTGAAGACGTGCACACGTACCACCTGCACCCCATCACCCGCCTGCCCGACCGGGACGCCCTGCTGCACGACACCGCCCAGACGCACGACGTGCACACCCTGATCACCCTGCGCGTCCCCCCCCTGCACGACCAGCGCCGCCAGATCGGCGACCCACCCGTCGACCAGGCGCTGCGCCACATGGCCCGCGACCTGACCGACACCGCCCGCACCTGGGCCGGCAGCGCCTTTCACATCGGCACGCACGACTTCGCGCTGCTCAGCCCCCACCCCACCACCCCCGACCAGCTGGCCCCCCTGCTGCGCCGCCTGGACAGCCACCTGAGCGCCCTGGGCCGCCACCCCGACGTCCGCACCGGACTGGCCGACGCCCCCCACGACGGCACCACCCTCGCCGCCCTGCTGGGCACCGCGCAGGAACGCGCCGGCAGCCACCACCGCCCCACCCGCCGCCCCCTGGACAGCCTGCGTCACCTCCTGCACCCCAGCGACACCCCCCACACGCTGTTCGCCCTGTAACGAGGCCGACCGCATGACCCAGCACCGCCACCCCACCCCCCACACCCGCCGCCTGGGGCAACCCCTGCCGCCCGCCGACCTGCTGCACCTGAGCACCAGCGACCCCCACCTGACCGTCCACACGGCCCGCGGCCCCCTGCCCGTGTACCGCTTCACGCCCCTGCAGATGGCGCTCCTGACCGGCGAGCGCGTCCCCAGCGCCAGCCACTGGCCCGAGCACCTCAAGGCGTTCCTG
This genomic interval carries:
- a CDS encoding GGDEF domain-containing protein; this encodes MSRPPVSLAPAARLAHAYLRIALMACVTHAALLLFDLWHGAQNVWLLGSALLVSVVTAALIAGGRVPLHWLTGGLAWVLPVWLVGVVAGSAVRTGSVPPAYFLALALVTAVLHATLPGRLAARVSAGVVLATAALVLGWAPAQTPLLVYAAFLSGLIAFLSEHGVQVHAERQQSDALRALAVTDPLTGLLNRRGGMVALARLLEDARLGSVAVLLLDIDRFKSINDRFGHAAGDEVLLDVARAVQAAAGADVTAARWGGEEFLLMWPTARPAEARAVADRVVHAVRGVRVSGGGPSGSISAGLAFSTERPGVEALVNLADGRMYEAKQAGGDRWQGEGRGVTGGVSARVGSSGG
- a CDS encoding aminopeptidase — its product is MTSTDFQTRLARYAELLVRTGVNLPQGGRVRISAPVEATELVRLVARAAYRAGAQDVRVTYLDPHLNLALFEDGTDDAVQYLPAWFAQEAEAMVEDGYAAIGIIGEDPSLLAGVDPARIAGRSKATAQAMRRVSEASGSFQVNWTVGAMATPAWAARVYPDLPQDEAVARLWNDIFTVTRADQPDPVAAWDAHLTRLQRLTTHLNGKQYAAVHLRSDLGTDLTVGLARNHVWQGGAETAQNGVRGVPNLPTDEVFTAPDRDRVDGVAVASKPLSARGQLIEGIRMRFEGGRAVEVSATRGEDTLKALIATDDGAARLGEVALVPASAPVAQTGTLFLNTLFDENAASHIALGRCYPTNVQGGTDPATLKAAGGNDDSLIHVDWMIGTPATDVDGITQNGTREPLMRAGEWVIEGL
- the ispF gene encoding 2-C-methyl-D-erythritol 2,4-cyclodiphosphate synthase, with protein sequence MSSWPFRVGFGEDAHRLEAGRRLVLGGVDVPHAELGAVAHSDGDAVLHVVADALLSGLALGDIGQYFPDTAEQWRGMDSRVIVERALALVQERGWVPVNVAVVVTLDRPKLGLLRAEIARSVAALLSLPEGDVGVSFKTSEGLAPLHVQTRATVLLARVAPAPEVSGE
- a CDS encoding RtcB family protein translates to MTDHFSAQGEALSPAPLSSTPLAHASGVPAHLFASPEVPIERAAVRDALRLLDLHAAARTLDPALGVEALALTPDLHRASPAPVGTALLTRGFLAPHLIGNDLGCGMRLHLTGLRADDLRPHLDALERELRAVFFQGRRALSLSGRQREALLRGGVPELLAAPRPAGQRGLWDLLGAQEPGPAPQAPFVHGPLDGVRDWLGERERALFDTQLGSVGGGNHFVEVQEVAAALDRHAAYAWGVRPGEVVVMVHSGSLGFGHLFGAQLRAWAQGVPGAPMPLLPDGHPGVPGVLDALHAAAHLASGNRLVLACMVRSALGRALPPGVLADDQPFPALSDAPHNFVWSAGDGRWLHRKGATPAAAPGPQTPYGEPVLIPGSMGDFSYLMAGQGHPLALGSASHGAGRRQPRGAAMRLSDADLRRALEALRVVTPIDLRVARADIRARALSALKQEAPGAYKAVTPIIDTHARAGLARPVAALRPLLTVKSL
- a CDS encoding DUF2087 domain-containing protein, whose translation is MSADLTARAGLFRALSHPARLSLLRLVWTREASGDELARLMNLAPATVSHHLAQLTEAGLILTRQDGHHRLHRAHAAALDLNLADVVRGAAPAPTPDDPYRDRVLRAFLKGGRLTTLPAQRKKKDVILHELVTLFEHGRHYPEAEVNAILGEVYADVSTLRREMIGLGVLKRERGVYWRPAADTTDS
- a CDS encoding tRNA (cytidine(34)-2'-O)-methyltransferase, with product MSDAAPGGDGPLLRVVLFEPEKAGNVGNVARTCAVLGADLHLIRPFGFHLHDREFRRAVMDYLEGVTLHEHASWTAFQGTLGAGARVWAFSTHATDLHTRAGFRRGDYLLFGPESRGLPAWLRDALPKLKLPQPGGGRSLNLSVAAGVAAFEAGRQIEGW
- a CDS encoding ferritin-like domain-containing protein; translation: MSNAMNRRKFLGAAGAVTATGLLAGCTPAMSATPRPDLDATIFNFALNLEYLEAAFYLAAVGRLQELDAAGGNSSKVILPAGFTGKNGDGVKFASADVAAYANEVATDELNHVKIIRKVLGSGAVAQPTLDLGPAFVAAGKAASGGAIANFNPFANDLFFLHGAFIFEDVGVSAYKGAARLLVDTSAGGNLENAAGILAVEAYHSGMIRTLLYQQRNTDVTPTLKVSDVVQAISNLRDSVDGASDMDQGIVMNGMANIVLADANGIAYSRTPRQVGNIVFLSEGATKGGFYPEGLNGNFAAILAL